The proteins below come from a single Drosophila suzukii chromosome X, CBGP_Dsuzu_IsoJpt1.0, whole genome shotgun sequence genomic window:
- the Grip128 gene encoding gamma-tubulin complex component 5 isoform X1, protein MATAVEGDEPLDCEDLTGAEINVLVAEGVRKLVRNLSAPESSQRELHRKEQLVAKMFVEHRGTWRTNGHEVRRRLDDLVERFRLEGMAPFGKTFRELVIKLLARPEIKRSPTPELAWTMLDFLLIMSSEPVQDIRLNRVTRNRSRLSMITGIEAAEKEQKERKAAIDRPPINPAETEVDWTALLSEDFLEPPEDDSLSDWSDESDSDSTCTLLPAENVGTSRSLLDMANIYDQAMQVAVPNRSGNTGYLPPGLDERGIRSNDFSIAQPLPLSLLNYQGSHLRMSRLVHLAPLKPPAIATQYRVSDRNTNVLSRTIHAHWWHENVKVFALPSKSNPMANFAVSYVQLLNRNARGLLELPLPKTTTESCLMREILFMFVRPASCCFFEFDEQTRRINVRSNVSICTVTAGTLQGFLQHNLVPALEDMMELRRTIDTHTLHFDGIRTTGTLECFAYGLRDLIQPICQLLIAYEERVVRNPAKNTLVCFIMEFRVHFRQLRLLRHLAEDVILNMGPPHLRSAYLLSRLYRHTTPQVMHQKLATALLLVTLKRYCNIIDGWWRRATLEDRLNEFIVERCVEDDADRRGYVRKRSVDLDESLEVVEKFKQLHACPIYQLLLKHALESGETQDLLANVNLLGEMLATTNESQPPSLYDELTAQVFAQLKVYCGDVPTDEEDAQETEENPEQAADKVLVSNVQGIKNLDLFAIFTLPAQRRIAERKRQRKTKKPIQLASILSRLERSTPLQLKAEIPEALREILRKRQCMANEYAMRAYYKELQLGETVRFLRHTMMLEAYYLLLPYYTALFSRIENTENWARDSVLSSKLYRVLLPHYPDLADNLHVNVISKVTCNSTKVYEALEALELVYDMPVAMQVILTDKHMRGYNSVWRLMLKVKWAVWKLENLVFLRRHKGNPYAPLDLLGLTIRRLEILRFWLIYLINSLHTHIMQAVAQQFELRIAQCKNIRHLRTLHDEYLSLLRKHCMLTDEFRDFRIALDQLFHLVFVLDMEWTSCACYLGQNDALCLDFTLSDDGIDDGESERRGMEYLALNQVVEIELTYIRCHQTLAEILNSLVYKHDHGFLTALEVAINTSVPH, encoded by the exons ATGGCGACTGCCGTGGAAGGGGACGAGCCGCTGGATTGCGAAGACCTGACCGGAGCGGAGATCAACGTCCTTGTGGCCGAGGGTGTGAGGAAACTGGTCAGAAACCTGTCGGCGCCAGAG TCCAGCCAGCGGGAGCTGCACAGAAAGGAACAGTTGGTCGCGAAGATGTTCGTCGAGCACCGCGGGACCTGGCGCACCAATGGGCACGAGGTGAGGCGCAGATTGGACGATCTGGTGGAGCGCTTTCGGCTGGAGGGCATGGCCCCTTTTGGAAAAACGTTCAGAGAGCTGGTCATTAAATTACTGGCGCGGCCGGAAATCAAACGTAGTCCCACTCCCGAATTGGCATGGACAATGCTGGACTTTCTTCTCATCATGTCCAGCGAACCGGTGCAGGACATCCGTCTCAACCGGGTGACAAGAAACCGAAGCCGACTATCCATGATCACAGGTATTGAGGCGGCCGAGAAGGAGCAGAAGGAACGGAAGGCGGCCATCGATCGGCCACCCATCAATCCCGCCGAAACGGAGGTGGACTGGACAGCACTGCTGAGCGAGGACTTCCTGGAGCCACCAGAGGACGACAGCTTAAGT GACTGGTCGGATGAGTCGGATTCCGACTCGACGTGCACTTTGCTGCCCGCTGAGAATGTGGGCACCTCGCGGAGCCTGCTGGACATGGCCAATATCTATGATCAGGCCATGCAAGTGGCCGTACCGAATAGAAGTGGAAACACCGGCTACCTGCCGCCGGGCTTAGACGAGCGTGGCATCCGGAGCAACGACTTCAGCATCGCCCAGCCGCTGCCACTGAGCCTCCTCAATTATCAGGGCAGTCATCTGAGAATGAGTAGACTGGTTCATTTGGCGCCACTCAAACCGCCGGCCATAGCCACCCAATACCGTGTAAGTGATCGAAATACGAACGTGCTGTCGCGGACAATCCACGCCCACTGGTGGCACGAGAACGTTAAGGTTTTTGCCCTGCCCTCGAAATCGAATCCAATGGCCAACTTTGCCGTCAGCTACGTGCAGCTCTTGAATCGCAATGCCCGTGGTTTGTTGGAGCTGCCACTGCCCAAAACCACCACCGAGTCCTGCCTGATGAGAGAGATCCTGTTCATGTTTGTGCGTCCAGCCAGCTGTTGCTTCTTCGAGTTCGATGAGCAGACGAGGCGCATCAATGTCCGCAGTAATGTCAGTATTTGCACTGTGACAGCG GGCACGCTTCAGGGTTTCCTGCAACATAATCTGGTCCCAGCGCTGGAGGACATGATGGAGCTGCGGCGCACCATCGACACCCATACGTTGCACTTTGATGGCATCCGCACAACGGGTACCTTGGAGTGCTTTGCCTACGGCCTGAGAGATCTTATCCAGCCCATTTGCCAGCTACTCATCGCATACGAGGAGCGAGTCGTTAGAAATCCCGCTAAGAATACGCTGGTCTGTTTCATAATGGAATTCAGAGTGCACTTTCGACAGCTGCGTTTGTTGCGTCACCTTGCCGAAGATGTCATCCTAAATATGGGACCTCCCCACCTGCGCAGCGCCTATTTGCTATCCAGACTCTATAGGCATACAACGCCGCAGGTGATGCACCAGAAGTTGGCCACTGCCCTGCTGCTGGTCACTCTGAAGCGCTACTGCAACATCATCGACGGCTGGTGGCGCAGGGCCACGCTGGAGGATCGCCTGAACGAGTTCATTGTCGAGAGATG CGTCGAGGATGACGCGGATCGGCGTGGCTATGTGCGCAAGCGCTCTGTGGACTTAGATGAAAGTTTGGAGGTGGTGGAGAAATTCAAGCAACTTCACGCGTGCCCCATTTACCAGCTACTACTGAAGCACGCCCTGGAGTCCGGTGAAACGCAAGACCTGCTGGCCAATGTTAATCTTCTGGGCGAGATGCTGGCCACCACCAACGAAAGCCAGCCGCCGTCCCTGTACGATGAACTTACCGCCCAGGTCTTTGCCCAGTTGAAAGTTTACTGTGGTGACGTGCCGACGGATGAGGAGGATGCCCAGGAGACGGAAGAAAATCCAGAGCAAGCGGCCGACAAGGTCTTGGTTAGCAATGTCCAGGGTATTAAGAATCTAGATCTCTTTGCCATATTTACCCTACCGGCGCAGCGGCGAATTGCAGAGCGAAAACGCCAGCGCAAGACAAAAAAGCCAATTCAATTGGCTAGCATTCTGAGCCGCTTGGAGCGATCCACTCCACTCCAGCTGAAGGCAGAGATACCAGAGGCACTGCGCGAAATTCTGCGAAAGAGGCAGTGCATGGCGAATGAGTACGCGATGCGAGCGTATTACAAGGAGCTGCAGTTAGGCGAGACTGTAAGATTCCTGCGGCATACGATGATGCTGGAGGCGTACTACCTACTCCTACCCTACTACACCGCGCTCTTCTCGCGAATTGAGAATACCGAAAACTGGGCCCGGGATTCAGTGCTCAGTTCCAAACTTTATCGGGTTCTATTGCCACACTACCCGGACCTGGCTGACAACCTCCATGTGAACGTAATATCCAAGGTGACCTGCAATTCAACAAAAGTCTACGAGGCCCTAGAGGCTCTTGAATTGGTATACGACATGCCAGTGGCCATGCAGGTCATCCTCACGGACAAACATATGCGAGGCTACAATTCTGTCTGGCGGCTGATGCTGAAGGTCAAGTGGGCCGTGTGGAAGCTGGAGAATCTCGTCTTCCTGCGTCGCCACAAGGGTAATCCGTATGCACCCTTGGATCTGCTGGGACTGACAATTCGCCGCCTGGAGATCCTGCGCTTTTGGTTGATCTACCTCATCAACAGCCTGCACACGCACATTATGCAGGCGGTGGCTCAGCAGTTTGAGCTTCGGATTGCTCAGTGCAAGAACATCCGACATTTGAGGACTCTGCACGACGAGTATCTGTCGTTGTTGAGGAAACATTGCATGCTGACCGACGAATTTCGAGACTTTCGCATCGCCCTCGATCAGCTCTTCCACCTGGTCTTCGTGCTGGACATGGAGTGGACCAGCTGCGCCTGCTATCTGGGCCAAAACGATGCGCTTTGCTTGGATTTCACCCTTTCGGATGACGGCATTGATGATGGCGAGTCGGAAAGGCGGGGCATGGAGTATTTGGCACTCAACCAGGTGGTGGAGATCGAGTTGACCTACATACGGTGCCACCAGACGCTGGCCGAGATACTCAACTCACTGGTGTACAAACACGACCACGGATTCT TGACTGCTTTGGAAGTGGCCATCAACACGAGTGTTCCGCACTGA
- the Grip128 gene encoding gamma-tubulin complex component 5 isoform X2, which translates to MFVEHRGTWRTNGHEVRRRLDDLVERFRLEGMAPFGKTFRELVIKLLARPEIKRSPTPELAWTMLDFLLIMSSEPVQDIRLNRVTRNRSRLSMITGIEAAEKEQKERKAAIDRPPINPAETEVDWTALLSEDFLEPPEDDSLSDWSDESDSDSTCTLLPAENVGTSRSLLDMANIYDQAMQVAVPNRSGNTGYLPPGLDERGIRSNDFSIAQPLPLSLLNYQGSHLRMSRLVHLAPLKPPAIATQYRVSDRNTNVLSRTIHAHWWHENVKVFALPSKSNPMANFAVSYVQLLNRNARGLLELPLPKTTTESCLMREILFMFVRPASCCFFEFDEQTRRINVRSNVSICTVTAGTLQGFLQHNLVPALEDMMELRRTIDTHTLHFDGIRTTGTLECFAYGLRDLIQPICQLLIAYEERVVRNPAKNTLVCFIMEFRVHFRQLRLLRHLAEDVILNMGPPHLRSAYLLSRLYRHTTPQVMHQKLATALLLVTLKRYCNIIDGWWRRATLEDRLNEFIVERCVEDDADRRGYVRKRSVDLDESLEVVEKFKQLHACPIYQLLLKHALESGETQDLLANVNLLGEMLATTNESQPPSLYDELTAQVFAQLKVYCGDVPTDEEDAQETEENPEQAADKVLVSNVQGIKNLDLFAIFTLPAQRRIAERKRQRKTKKPIQLASILSRLERSTPLQLKAEIPEALREILRKRQCMANEYAMRAYYKELQLGETVRFLRHTMMLEAYYLLLPYYTALFSRIENTENWARDSVLSSKLYRVLLPHYPDLADNLHVNVISKVTCNSTKVYEALEALELVYDMPVAMQVILTDKHMRGYNSVWRLMLKVKWAVWKLENLVFLRRHKGNPYAPLDLLGLTIRRLEILRFWLIYLINSLHTHIMQAVAQQFELRIAQCKNIRHLRTLHDEYLSLLRKHCMLTDEFRDFRIALDQLFHLVFVLDMEWTSCACYLGQNDALCLDFTLSDDGIDDGESERRGMEYLALNQVVEIELTYIRCHQTLAEILNSLVYKHDHGFLTALEVAINTSVPH; encoded by the exons ATGTTCGTCGAGCACCGCGGGACCTGGCGCACCAATGGGCACGAGGTGAGGCGCAGATTGGACGATCTGGTGGAGCGCTTTCGGCTGGAGGGCATGGCCCCTTTTGGAAAAACGTTCAGAGAGCTGGTCATTAAATTACTGGCGCGGCCGGAAATCAAACGTAGTCCCACTCCCGAATTGGCATGGACAATGCTGGACTTTCTTCTCATCATGTCCAGCGAACCGGTGCAGGACATCCGTCTCAACCGGGTGACAAGAAACCGAAGCCGACTATCCATGATCACAGGTATTGAGGCGGCCGAGAAGGAGCAGAAGGAACGGAAGGCGGCCATCGATCGGCCACCCATCAATCCCGCCGAAACGGAGGTGGACTGGACAGCACTGCTGAGCGAGGACTTCCTGGAGCCACCAGAGGACGACAGCTTAAGT GACTGGTCGGATGAGTCGGATTCCGACTCGACGTGCACTTTGCTGCCCGCTGAGAATGTGGGCACCTCGCGGAGCCTGCTGGACATGGCCAATATCTATGATCAGGCCATGCAAGTGGCCGTACCGAATAGAAGTGGAAACACCGGCTACCTGCCGCCGGGCTTAGACGAGCGTGGCATCCGGAGCAACGACTTCAGCATCGCCCAGCCGCTGCCACTGAGCCTCCTCAATTATCAGGGCAGTCATCTGAGAATGAGTAGACTGGTTCATTTGGCGCCACTCAAACCGCCGGCCATAGCCACCCAATACCGTGTAAGTGATCGAAATACGAACGTGCTGTCGCGGACAATCCACGCCCACTGGTGGCACGAGAACGTTAAGGTTTTTGCCCTGCCCTCGAAATCGAATCCAATGGCCAACTTTGCCGTCAGCTACGTGCAGCTCTTGAATCGCAATGCCCGTGGTTTGTTGGAGCTGCCACTGCCCAAAACCACCACCGAGTCCTGCCTGATGAGAGAGATCCTGTTCATGTTTGTGCGTCCAGCCAGCTGTTGCTTCTTCGAGTTCGATGAGCAGACGAGGCGCATCAATGTCCGCAGTAATGTCAGTATTTGCACTGTGACAGCG GGCACGCTTCAGGGTTTCCTGCAACATAATCTGGTCCCAGCGCTGGAGGACATGATGGAGCTGCGGCGCACCATCGACACCCATACGTTGCACTTTGATGGCATCCGCACAACGGGTACCTTGGAGTGCTTTGCCTACGGCCTGAGAGATCTTATCCAGCCCATTTGCCAGCTACTCATCGCATACGAGGAGCGAGTCGTTAGAAATCCCGCTAAGAATACGCTGGTCTGTTTCATAATGGAATTCAGAGTGCACTTTCGACAGCTGCGTTTGTTGCGTCACCTTGCCGAAGATGTCATCCTAAATATGGGACCTCCCCACCTGCGCAGCGCCTATTTGCTATCCAGACTCTATAGGCATACAACGCCGCAGGTGATGCACCAGAAGTTGGCCACTGCCCTGCTGCTGGTCACTCTGAAGCGCTACTGCAACATCATCGACGGCTGGTGGCGCAGGGCCACGCTGGAGGATCGCCTGAACGAGTTCATTGTCGAGAGATG CGTCGAGGATGACGCGGATCGGCGTGGCTATGTGCGCAAGCGCTCTGTGGACTTAGATGAAAGTTTGGAGGTGGTGGAGAAATTCAAGCAACTTCACGCGTGCCCCATTTACCAGCTACTACTGAAGCACGCCCTGGAGTCCGGTGAAACGCAAGACCTGCTGGCCAATGTTAATCTTCTGGGCGAGATGCTGGCCACCACCAACGAAAGCCAGCCGCCGTCCCTGTACGATGAACTTACCGCCCAGGTCTTTGCCCAGTTGAAAGTTTACTGTGGTGACGTGCCGACGGATGAGGAGGATGCCCAGGAGACGGAAGAAAATCCAGAGCAAGCGGCCGACAAGGTCTTGGTTAGCAATGTCCAGGGTATTAAGAATCTAGATCTCTTTGCCATATTTACCCTACCGGCGCAGCGGCGAATTGCAGAGCGAAAACGCCAGCGCAAGACAAAAAAGCCAATTCAATTGGCTAGCATTCTGAGCCGCTTGGAGCGATCCACTCCACTCCAGCTGAAGGCAGAGATACCAGAGGCACTGCGCGAAATTCTGCGAAAGAGGCAGTGCATGGCGAATGAGTACGCGATGCGAGCGTATTACAAGGAGCTGCAGTTAGGCGAGACTGTAAGATTCCTGCGGCATACGATGATGCTGGAGGCGTACTACCTACTCCTACCCTACTACACCGCGCTCTTCTCGCGAATTGAGAATACCGAAAACTGGGCCCGGGATTCAGTGCTCAGTTCCAAACTTTATCGGGTTCTATTGCCACACTACCCGGACCTGGCTGACAACCTCCATGTGAACGTAATATCCAAGGTGACCTGCAATTCAACAAAAGTCTACGAGGCCCTAGAGGCTCTTGAATTGGTATACGACATGCCAGTGGCCATGCAGGTCATCCTCACGGACAAACATATGCGAGGCTACAATTCTGTCTGGCGGCTGATGCTGAAGGTCAAGTGGGCCGTGTGGAAGCTGGAGAATCTCGTCTTCCTGCGTCGCCACAAGGGTAATCCGTATGCACCCTTGGATCTGCTGGGACTGACAATTCGCCGCCTGGAGATCCTGCGCTTTTGGTTGATCTACCTCATCAACAGCCTGCACACGCACATTATGCAGGCGGTGGCTCAGCAGTTTGAGCTTCGGATTGCTCAGTGCAAGAACATCCGACATTTGAGGACTCTGCACGACGAGTATCTGTCGTTGTTGAGGAAACATTGCATGCTGACCGACGAATTTCGAGACTTTCGCATCGCCCTCGATCAGCTCTTCCACCTGGTCTTCGTGCTGGACATGGAGTGGACCAGCTGCGCCTGCTATCTGGGCCAAAACGATGCGCTTTGCTTGGATTTCACCCTTTCGGATGACGGCATTGATGATGGCGAGTCGGAAAGGCGGGGCATGGAGTATTTGGCACTCAACCAGGTGGTGGAGATCGAGTTGACCTACATACGGTGCCACCAGACGCTGGCCGAGATACTCAACTCACTGGTGTACAAACACGACCACGGATTCT TGACTGCTTTGGAAGTGGCCATCAACACGAGTGTTCCGCACTGA
- the LOC108005365 gene encoding uncharacterized protein, translated as MQPQQVRWCSLLVIVLTTAIHHMTLGINSNERRFQCLMPRMMGQTNCSPCAELYVFNRSNGFRRCEHVNGRCFPHRTVFANARMCEIICQPYIQRPTLHEVTTPVPPVVEPFFDSDEEFQ; from the coding sequence ATGCAGCCGCAACAGGTGCGTTGGTGCAGCCTGTTGGTCATCGTCCTGACCACCGCCATACACCACATGACCCTGGGCATCAACTCCAACGAGCGGCGGTTCCAGTGCCTGATGCCGCGGATGATGGGCCAGACCAACTGCTCGCCATGCGCTGAGCTGTACGTCTTCAATCGATCCAATGGCTTCCGACGCTGTGAGCACGTCAACGGTCGGTGCTTCCCACACCGAACGGTCTTCGCCAACGCCCGCATGTGCGAGATCATCTGCCAGCCGTACATCCAGCGACCCACGCTGCACGAGGTCACCACCCCGGTGCCCCCGGTTGTGGAGCCCTTCTTTGACAGCGATGAGGAATTCCAGTga
- the LOC108005447 gene encoding transmembrane protein 17B, with the protein MAYSVSPHRANLVLQMLLQANTYVSMVWGMSYLIHLLIRLNHLWNLEGLSMLVAYILAVSAESVRLYAGYSVNLCSGATAMWLLLTVTPCILLPAMVFLRLTAAGRSLWLRIITNAVFGLMALEVIVSVVHFVICKPGQKRSMTQTAEEDEYLPEEQPSAVGSPTSSEQKRRVRRSPESK; encoded by the exons ATGGCGTACTCCGTCTCCCCGCACCGGGCGAACCTGGTGCTGCAGATGCTCCTCCAGGCCAATACCTATGTGTCCATGGTCTGGGGCATGAGCTATCTGATCCACCTTCTCATCCGC CTGAATCACTTGTGGAATTTGGAGGGCCTGTCCATGCTGGTGGCCTACATCCTAGCCGTATCCGCTGAGTCCGTACGCCTGTACGCCGGCTACTCTGTGAACCTCTGCTCCGGGGCCACCGCCATGTGGTTGCTGCTCACAGTGACGCCCTGCATCCTGCTGCCCGCCATGGTCTTTCTCCGTCTCACAGCTGCCGGACGCAGTTTGTGGCTTCGCATCATCACGAATGCCGTGTTTGGACTGATGGCCCTGGAGGTAATCGTATCCGTGGTTCACTTTGTGATATGCAAGCCAGGCCAAAAGAGGTCGATGACCCAGACCGCCGAGGAGGATGAGTATCTGCCCGAGGAGCAGCCATCCGCCGTGGGATCGCCCACGTCCAGTGAGCAAAAGCGACGCGTGCGTCGATCCCCGGAGTCAAAGTGA
- the LOC108005445 gene encoding glycolipid transfer protein, whose translation MAATEGSARIQFKALKGFPAISTDKLETQAFLAASKEIVTVIESFGKLFTPVISDMNGNINKLTKAYGADVLKYQYLEDLIVLNVNVDDFAANALLWLKRGLQLICTFFENIYNDSQAKEALKQHLQDAYERTLKPYHGFIVQSTIKIIYSWVPTRSQLLGQGPAQVENIEVLTSFLPTMRAHLDAIDALLKAHNLDDARKV comes from the exons ATGGCAGCCACCGAGGGATCCGCGAGAATTCAGTTCAAGGCACTGAAGGGTTTTCCGGCAATCAGCACTGATAAGCTGGAGACACAGGCCTTCCTCGCCGCCTCCAAGGAGATAGTAACCGTCATAG AGAGCTTCGGCAAACTATTTACGCCCGTGATCAGCGACATGAACGGAAACATAAAC AAACTGACGAAAGCCTATGGTGCGGATGTTTTGAAGTACCAATATCTGGAGGATTTGATTGTGCTGAATGTGAATGTGGACGATTTTGCGGCCAACGCGCTGCTCTGGTTGAAGCGCGGCCTCCAGCTCATTTGCACCTTCTTCGAGAACATCTACAACGATTCCCAGGCCAAGGAGGCACTGAAGCAGCACCTGCAGGACGCCTACGAGCGCACCCTTAAGCCCTATCACGGCTTCATTGTCCAGAGCACAATTAAG ATCATCTACAGTTGGGTGCCCACGCGCAGTCAGTTACTGGGCCAGGGGCCCGCACAGGTGGAGAATATCGAGGTGCTGACCAGCTTCCTGCCCACGATGCGTGCCCATCTGGACGCGATCGATGCCCTGCTGAAGGCGCACAATCTGGACGATGCCCGGAAGGTGTGA
- the LOC108005444 gene encoding uncharacterized protein has product MSSGTAGCKRAHSIEVEQPLEAECVEHGLLLVKGRLSPKCSSARQLKAILDLPERLSREQLTQLSAGGEFKLLFDLEPKDPLEESSCLLELRSCTAARSISFRYRPRRSSYRVQPLYLLCRDEEKTLEQQRELHSLIDLNLRLVQSIYAHKLQAAGFPNRTFTLNGQCCSFRSQLTREQALSRSEDELWQHFAGEIIACPQWGHQLLLKFVAFVGCTRYDGDGVAASGDSSYANIRRHLKGHAALGGGGLALFGSAHFYAWPRSFAEIGDCVRSSERVDIARLPDESNYRRTYGGVYASTLGAVCHELGHCFDLGHTTEGVMGQGFDYLNRVLTVDQPTEHLPQRIVEARRAAASAAGAEGGSGSGSSSSSSGNRARFTKLKLQNSSQLLDNYHNQRRHDSFYFARNCAVILAHHRWLNLELEETAAESFEPLEIQLNQATREILSSRPIRLVELRCNQNSLVAHYEEFEEAAESVHRFQLPASLWHLLAEQRTHYVFVLTTSGDTKRLSCDS; this is encoded by the coding sequence ATGAGCAGCGGCACCGCCGGCTGCAAGCGCGCGCACAGCATCGAGGTTGAGCAGCCGCTGGAGGCGGAGTGCGTGGAGCACGGTCTGCTCCTGGTCAAGGGACGCCTCTCGCCCAAGTGCTCCTCCGCGCGGCAGCTGAAGGCCATCCTCGATCTGCCCGAGCGCCTGTCCCGCGAGCAGCTGACTCAGCTGTCGGCCGGCGGCGAGTTCAAGCTGCTCTTCGACTTGGAACCCAAAGATCCGCTCGAGGAAAGCTCCTGCCTTCTAGAACTGCGATCCTGCACTGCGGCCCGCTCGATCAGCTTTCGGTACCGACCGCGCCGTAGTTCCTATCGGGTGCAGCCGCTCTACCTGCTCTGCCGGGACGAGGAGAAGACGCTGGAGCAGCAACGCGAGCTGCACTCCCTCATTGATCTCAATCTGCGCCTGGTACAGTCAatttacgcccacaaactccAGGCGGCCGGCTTTCCCAATCGCACGTTCACCCTGAACGGCCAGTGCTGCTCCTTTCGCAGCCAGTTGACCCGCGAGCAGGCGCTGTCCAGGAGCGAGGACGAGTTGTGGCAGCACTTCGCCGGCGAGATCATTGCCTGCCCGCAGTGGGGCCACCAGCTGCTCCTCAAGTTCGTGGCCTTTGTGGGTTGCACGCGCTACGACGGCGACGGAGTGGCGGCCAGTGGTGACTCCTCGTACGCCAATATCCGGCGTCATCTGAAGGGACACGCTGCCCTCGGCGGCGGTGGATTGGCCCTCTTTGGGAGCGCCCACTTCTACGCCTGGCCCCGGAGCTTCGCGGAGATCGGCGACTGTGTGAGGAGCTCGGAGCGTGTGGACATCGCCCGACTGCCGGACGAGAGCAACTACCGGCGCACGTACGGCGGCGTCTATGCCAGCACTTTGGGCGCCGTCTGCCACGAGCTGGGCCACTGCTTCGATCTGGGCCACACCACCGAGGGGGTGATGGGTCAGGGCTTCGACTATCTCAATCGAGTCTTGACCGTGGATCAGCCTACGGAGCACTTGCCCCAAAGGATTGTGGAGGCCAGgagagcagcagcatcagctgCAGGAGCTGAGGGTGGTTCGGGATCGGGATcctcatcctcctcctccggGAATCGAGCCCGCTTCACCAAACTGAAACTGCAGAACAGCAGCCAACTGCTGGACAACTATCACAATCAGAGGCGCCACGATAGCTTCTATTTTGCCCGCAATTGCGCCGTCATACTAGCCCATCATCGCTGGCTCAACCTGGAACTGGAGGAGACAGCCGCCGAAAGCTTTGAGCCCCTCGAAATCCAGCTAAATCAGGCCACCAGGGAGATCCTGTCCAGCAGGCCCATCCGGCTGGTCGAGCTGCGCTGCAATCAGAACAGTCTGGTGGCCCACTACGAGGAGTTCGAGGAGGCGGCCGAGTCCGTGCACCGCTTCCAGCTGCCCGCCTCCCTGTGGCATCTCCTCGCCGAGCAGCGCACCCACTACGTTTTCGTCCTGACCACCAGTGGCGATACCAAGCGGCTTTCCTGCGACTCCTAG